One stretch of Methanobacterium veterum DNA includes these proteins:
- a CDS encoding cell wall biosynthesis protein, with protein sequence MYTEIILAFIISAILTLLFSWIIKKSGSSLYTSVRGGTPRAVGIAPFIVILLFLPLNYSYLVALIGIFAFLDDLIGRKKTKRLPFEIGQLSRGIGMLAVAVIGFFYVGPASILIALMIQPLNIADMQPGAACSTVIIMCIPALILAVPAGLSIYIPLVVLAACIGYAPLDYKGKIMMGEIGNHSFAVALGIAYAVLGGVYGSISSIGYSIGSFLGALALFIVTLFVIAFIRRKNLNIFLEEKLGIKNPYFGDYIMDVLTGGGLGDLIRKIILGKREIVIKRHVFKILGFRRLVYNPHAYR encoded by the coding sequence ATGTATACTGAGATCATTCTAGCATTCATAATATCTGCTATTTTAACACTGCTGTTTAGCTGGATAATTAAAAAAAGCGGCAGTAGTTTATATACCAGTGTTAGGGGAGGAACACCTCGTGCTGTTGGAATTGCACCATTCATAGTTATATTGTTATTTTTACCTTTAAATTACAGTTATCTTGTAGCTTTAATTGGGATTTTTGCATTTTTAGATGATTTAATTGGAAGGAAAAAAACTAAAAGACTGCCGTTCGAGATAGGTCAGCTTTCAAGAGGCATAGGGATGCTTGCTGTAGCTGTAATTGGATTTTTTTATGTTGGACCCGCTTCAATCTTGATTGCACTTATGATTCAGCCTTTAAATATTGCAGATATGCAGCCAGGAGCTGCATGTTCTACTGTGATTATTATGTGCATTCCTGCGCTTATTTTAGCAGTGCCTGCGGGATTATCCATTTATATTCCTCTGGTTGTTCTGGCAGCGTGTATTGGCTACGCCCCGCTTGATTATAAAGGAAAGATCATGATGGGCGAAATTGGAAATCACTCATTTGCTGTAGCACTTGGAATTGCTTATGCCGTTTTAGGTGGAGTCTACGGCAGTATTTCCAGTATAGGATATTCAATTGGGAGTTTTTTAGGAGCATTAGCCTTATTTATCGTTACATTATTTGTTATAGCATTTATAAGAAGAAAGAATCTAAACATCTTTTTAGAGGAGAAACTAGGCATAAAAAATCCATATTTTGGAGATTATATTATGGATGTTCTTACTGGAGGGGGCCTTGGAGACTTAATACGTAAAATCATCCTTGGAAAACGTGAAATCGTTATAAAAAGGCATGTATTTAAAATTTTAGGATTTAGAAGACTTGTATATAACCCTCATGCTTACAGATAA
- a CDS encoding mRNA surveillance protein pelota produces the protein MRIVHQDTKRGVIEIIPETLDDLWHLSHIIEPGDLISSKTTRRIQDTTGERLRSDRGIKKTFFIGIRVESINFHKYTGKLRATGIIEQGPEDLVPLGTHHTLDLKLKYSVRITKEKWSRWVLKRLKDAVDSSKKPSAIIVAIEEDVADLGIIRQYGIEYYGPIIGGISGKRVISKNRGKNITDFFDEVAKTLLGFEDIQGIVVAGPGFGKGDFYDYLSQKYPELAKIATVENTGTGGRVGIREVLKKGTIEQMATEGRIAHEMRLMGKVLEEIGKSSNLAAYGKNEVTNAANAGAVKRLLVLDEMVREEDTESIMNLTESTGGKVTVVSSEHEGGKQLKALGGIAAILRYSLR, from the coding sequence ATGCGTATTGTTCATCAAGATACAAAAAGAGGAGTAATTGAAATTATTCCTGAAACATTAGACGATCTCTGGCATTTATCACATATTATAGAGCCAGGAGATTTAATATCATCTAAAACTACCCGAAGGATACAGGATACAACAGGGGAACGTTTAAGAAGTGATAGAGGTATTAAAAAAACATTTTTTATAGGTATAAGGGTAGAAAGTATAAATTTTCATAAATACACCGGGAAATTAAGGGCAACAGGAATAATAGAACAGGGCCCTGAAGATCTGGTTCCACTTGGAACTCACCATACACTTGATTTGAAACTTAAATATTCAGTTAGGATAACAAAGGAAAAGTGGTCAAGATGGGTTCTAAAAAGGCTGAAAGATGCTGTTGACTCATCTAAAAAGCCATCAGCGATTATAGTGGCCATTGAAGAAGATGTTGCAGATCTTGGGATCATCAGGCAGTATGGAATAGAATACTACGGGCCCATAATAGGAGGAATATCTGGAAAAAGAGTTATCTCCAAAAATAGGGGGAAAAATATAACTGATTTCTTTGATGAAGTCGCGAAAACTTTACTTGGGTTTGAAGATATTCAGGGCATAGTTGTTGCTGGGCCTGGATTTGGAAAAGGTGACTTTTACGATTATTTAAGCCAGAAATATCCAGAACTTGCCAAAATTGCTACAGTAGAAAATACAGGTACTGGAGGACGAGTTGGAATAAGAGAGGTCCTTAAAAAAGGTACAATCGAGCAAATGGCTACTGAGGGTCGAATAGCTCATGAAATGAGATTAATGGGAAAAGTCCTGGAAGAAATTGGAAAATCATCTAATTTAGCGGCATATGGAAAAAATGAGGTTACAAATGCAGCTAATGCAGGTGCAGTAAAAAGGCTACTTGTTTTAGATGAAATGGTGCGTGAAGAAGATACTGAAAGTATTATGAACCTTACAGAAAGCACCGGCGGCAAAGTAACTGTAGTAAGCAGTGAACATGAAGGCGGAAAACAGCTGAAGGCATTAGGTGGAATTGCGGCTATTTTAAGGTATAGTTTGAGGTAA
- a CDS encoding response regulator, whose protein sequence is MSDEKILIVEDEIIVAMALEQKLLDLEYVIVDSVSTGEDAVKCANQLKPDLILMDIILKGKMNGIEAAKQIKDKLDIPIIYLTAYSYSEVAKYVPIIEPYEYLVKPFKKSELNNHIKMSLSNHRTKRVGNTNKSLTKFQGFVRATRN, encoded by the coding sequence GTGTCAGATGAAAAAATTCTGATAGTTGAGGACGAAATCATCGTTGCAATGGCTCTAGAACAAAAATTGCTAGATCTAGAGTATGTCATAGTGGACAGTGTTAGCACCGGCGAAGATGCGGTCAAATGTGCTAACCAGTTAAAACCAGACTTAATATTAATGGATATAATTTTAAAAGGGAAAATGAATGGTATAGAAGCTGCAAAGCAGATAAAAGATAAATTAGATATCCCCATAATTTACTTGACAGCATATTCTTACAGTGAAGTGGCAAAGTATGTTCCCATAATAGAGCCCTATGAATATTTAGTTAAACCATTCAAGAAAAGTGAATTGAATAATCATATTAAAATGTCTCTTTCAAATCATAGAACAAAAAGGGTGGGAAATACCAATAAATCATTAACTAAATTTCAGGGCTTTGTTAGAGCAACAAGAAACTAA
- a CDS encoding prephenate dehydrogenase: MKIAVIGGTRGLGEWIARFLKSKGFDITVTGRDEIAGERVSKKLGVDYTSSNTSAASHADIIIVSVPIDVTSSAIKEVAPVMKKGSLIMDVTSVKEEPSRIMQEYAPHGVEVLPIHPMFGPRIRSLDGQVIVVTPINKGKWYDKVYNFFKEENARIIVTTPEIHDQMMSVVQGLTHLAYISIAATIEKLDVDIKESRNFASPIYDLMVDMIARIVAQNPYLYYSIQTHNKYTKKTHETFISIYKELNEMISSGNEEGFVKVMGSAAKHMDDLEAALGRSDKAISALTEEVNILKGSVGKEVGLRHIYSGKVHIGILKDLSPDFLTLDIDGKKTKLKLSNVEILSDKEMYDLKVENYPHKTYYVSAVFPENCSPDIIVNTIEDLKGVIDASVDDMYRGSQIPSGKISITIKYEVINPDARFDVENLLKGFGAVIR, from the coding sequence TTGAAGATTGCAGTAATTGGAGGCACAAGGGGATTAGGTGAGTGGATTGCTAGATTTTTAAAAAGCAAAGGGTTTGATATAACTGTAACTGGAAGAGATGAAATAGCTGGGGAAAGGGTTTCAAAAAAATTGGGAGTTGATTATACCTCAAGCAATACCAGCGCAGCATCACATGCAGATATAATTATAGTTTCAGTTCCTATAGATGTTACATCCTCTGCTATAAAAGAAGTAGCTCCAGTTATGAAAAAAGGCTCTTTAATTATGGATGTTACTTCTGTAAAAGAAGAACCTTCCCGAATTATGCAGGAATATGCTCCTCATGGTGTTGAAGTTTTACCAATTCATCCAATGTTTGGTCCAAGGATAAGATCATTAGATGGTCAAGTAATCGTAGTTACGCCTATTAATAAAGGTAAATGGTATGATAAAGTTTATAATTTCTTTAAAGAAGAAAACGCACGAATAATAGTTACAACTCCTGAGATACATGACCAAATGATGAGCGTTGTGCAGGGTCTGACTCATTTAGCTTATATAAGTATTGCAGCGACCATAGAAAAGCTGGATGTAGATATTAAAGAATCTCGAAATTTTGCAAGCCCAATATATGATCTTATGGTTGATATGATTGCAAGGATTGTGGCTCAAAATCCTTACCTTTACTATTCTATACAAACCCATAATAAGTATACTAAAAAAACACATGAAACATTTATTTCCATTTATAAAGAGCTTAATGAAATGATTTCAAGTGGAAATGAGGAAGGGTTCGTGAAAGTTATGGGATCTGCTGCAAAACATATGGATGACCTGGAAGCCGCACTTGGAAGGTCAGATAAAGCAATATCTGCCTTAACCGAGGAAGTAAATATCCTTAAAGGGTCTGTAGGTAAAGAAGTAGGTTTAAGGCATATATACTCTGGAAAAGTACATATTGGAATTTTAAAAGATTTATCCCCTGATTTTTTAACTTTGGATATCGATGGCAAAAAAACAAAGCTGAAATTATCTAATGTTGAAATTTTAAGTGATAAAGAAATGTACGACCTGAAAGTTGAAAATTACCCTCATAAAACTTACTATGTTTCTGCGGTATTTCCAGAAAACTGCAGTCCAGATATCATTGTAAATACGATTGAGGACTTAAAAGGGGTTATTGATGCTTCAGTTGATGATATGTATCGGGGAAGTCAAATACCGTCTGGAAAGATAAGCATTACCATTAAATATGAAGTTATAAACCCTGATGCCCGCTTTGATGTTGAGAATCTCTTGAAAGGGTTTGGTGCTGTTATAAGGTGA
- a CDS encoding TIGR00341 family protein, translating into MIFRLIQIVLPNDKKEQSERIIKEMDIMDYSYSVFSKTHLKFDIIVKMDRSEELLEIFQKEFYGLDGFRIIIIPIETYIPFPEEEPDIEMSEAKIQSERISREEIYARVSEMSQLTRVYMILVAASAFVASIGLLNDDVAVIIGAMIIAPLLGLNIGLSLATVMGNRKFIVRSVKTNLIGFLIATAVSVAVGMIFAVNPQNPSIILRTDIGRGSFFLALASGLAGSLALTTGLTSALVGVMIAVALMPPIAAFGLLMGSGNFYLAFGAFLLFLVNLISINLAATVSFMAQDIKPIEAEESRKAKIIAKKSIMLLASILIILFALIRFHIIY; encoded by the coding sequence ATGATTTTTAGGTTAATTCAAATAGTTTTGCCCAATGATAAAAAAGAACAGAGTGAAAGAATAATAAAAGAAATGGACATAATGGATTATTCTTATTCTGTATTTTCTAAAACTCATTTAAAATTTGATATTATTGTTAAAATGGACAGATCTGAAGAATTACTGGAAATATTTCAAAAAGAGTTTTATGGGCTTGATGGTTTTAGAATAATAATAATTCCAATAGAAACTTATATTCCCTTTCCTGAAGAAGAACCTGATATTGAAATGTCAGAAGCGAAAATACAATCTGAAAGGATCAGTAGGGAAGAGATATATGCACGTGTTTCTGAAATGAGCCAGCTCACCAGGGTATACATGATCCTTGTTGCAGCATCCGCTTTTGTTGCATCTATTGGGCTTTTAAATGATGATGTGGCAGTAATAATTGGTGCGATGATCATAGCTCCACTTTTAGGTCTGAATATAGGTTTATCTTTAGCGACTGTTATGGGAAATAGGAAATTTATTGTTAGATCTGTTAAAACTAATTTAATAGGGTTTTTAATTGCAACTGCTGTTTCTGTAGCAGTTGGAATGATTTTTGCAGTTAACCCTCAGAATCCTTCCATAATCTTGAGAACTGATATTGGGAGGGGCAGTTTTTTTCTTGCTTTGGCATCAGGACTTGCAGGATCTTTAGCTTTAACTACAGGGTTAACAAGTGCTTTGGTGGGAGTGATGATTGCAGTGGCACTTATGCCTCCAATTGCTGCATTTGGCCTTCTTATGGGATCTGGGAATTTTTATCTGGCATTTGGTGCATTTTTGCTGTTTTTAGTTAATTTAATCAGCATTAACCTTGCGGCAACTGTTTCATTTATGGCACAAGATATTAAACCAATTGAAGCGGAAGAATCTAGGAAAGCTAAAATAATTGCTAAAAAATCGATTATGTTATTGGCGTCAATTTTAATTATTTTATTTGCATTAATAAGGTTTCATATAATTTATTGA
- a CDS encoding TIGR00341 family protein: protein MAYRLIIVVIPEYGILKEIKNILKGYDVLNYWDVQSSDEQIVVNVIIRREKTESLINLLQKKFSNLKGFRVSLVPVEASLPVPEPIGRVVSKYGEPPDKGDSTLEELTDRLDPRELVDRLSRHEIYSNISDLARLSRVYILMVILSSIVATIGVLNNNVAVIIGAMVIAPFLGPNMALSLATILGDAKLAVESIKTNYFGLFVVFILSSFLGLIFTVNPSVPEIALRAKTNLGSITLAFASGIAGALAFTSGFNTTLIGVMVAVALLPPLVTCGLLFGSGHFSLALGAFLLFFINLVSVNLAGVVTFKAQKIRPIRPEMISRAKKMTHIALILWTSLLSIFIILILIYRGIFGVLLLG from the coding sequence ATGGCCTATCGATTGATTATAGTTGTTATACCTGAATATGGAATTTTGAAGGAAATCAAAAATATATTAAAGGGATATGATGTGCTTAACTACTGGGATGTTCAGTCTTCTGATGAACAGATAGTTGTTAATGTAATTATAAGGAGGGAAAAAACAGAATCTTTAATTAACCTTTTACAAAAGAAGTTTTCAAATTTAAAAGGTTTTAGGGTAAGTTTAGTCCCTGTAGAAGCTTCACTTCCAGTACCTGAACCTATTGGGAGGGTAGTGTCAAAATATGGAGAGCCTCCTGATAAAGGTGATAGCACCCTTGAAGAATTGACAGACCGTTTGGACCCACGAGAACTTGTAGATAGGTTGAGCCGCCATGAAATATATTCGAATATATCTGATCTTGCCAGGTTATCCAGGGTTTACATTCTTATGGTAATTTTATCATCTATTGTTGCAACTATCGGTGTTTTAAATAATAATGTTGCAGTTATAATTGGGGCTATGGTAATTGCACCTTTTTTAGGGCCAAATATGGCTTTATCACTTGCAACCATATTGGGAGACGCAAAATTAGCTGTAGAATCAATTAAAACTAACTATTTTGGGCTTTTTGTAGTTTTTATTCTATCTTCATTTTTAGGGTTAATTTTTACAGTTAATCCTAGTGTTCCAGAAATTGCACTACGGGCTAAAACTAATTTGGGGAGTATAACTCTGGCTTTTGCATCGGGTATTGCAGGGGCATTGGCATTTACCTCAGGTTTCAATACAACTTTAATTGGGGTAATGGTTGCAGTGGCATTGCTCCCCCCACTTGTAACCTGTGGATTATTGTTTGGCTCTGGACATTTTTCTCTGGCATTAGGTGCATTTCTATTATTTTTTATAAACCTGGTCAGCGTTAATTTGGCTGGTGTTGTAACATTTAAAGCTCAAAAAATCAGGCCTATCCGTCCTGAAATGATAAGCAGGGCTAAAAAGATGACACATATCGCGTTGATACTGTGGACTTCCTTACTTTCTATATTTATAATTTTAATTCTTATTTACAGGGGAATATTCGGCGTGTTATTGCTGGGATGA
- a CDS encoding ChaB family protein gives MPEHAKEIYLKAFNNAWDQYKEPKERRGNESREQTSHKVAWAAVKNEYKKDSSGKWEKK, from the coding sequence TTGCCAGAACACGCCAAAGAAATTTATTTGAAAGCATTTAACAATGCATGGGATCAATATAAAGAACCAAAAGAACGCAGAGGGAACGAATCAAGAGAGCAAACTTCCCATAAAGTTGCATGGGCCGCAGTAAAAAATGAATACAAGAAAGATAGCTCTGGAAAATGGGAGAAAAAATGA
- a CDS encoding DUF2795 domain-containing protein has product MTALKGINFPADKQDLVQQAKKNNASQNVVHAIQNLPEDRFNSPTDVAKAWGEERRGM; this is encoded by the coding sequence TTGACAGCCTTAAAAGGCATAAATTTCCCTGCAGATAAACAAGATTTAGTTCAGCAAGCTAAAAAGAACAATGCAAGTCAAAATGTTGTGCATGCTATACAGAATTTACCTGAAGATAGGTTTAATTCTCCTACAGATGTAGCTAAGGCATGGGGTGAAGAAAGAAGGGGAATGTAG
- a CDS encoding PRC-barrel domain-containing protein has translation MKISEELKGKEVVDNSGNRIGKISDVKRNPESDKVESIVITEGGDATKMGLGDKKVVSYTNVDSVGDKIVLRGSLSR, from the coding sequence ATGAAAATTTCTGAGGAATTAAAAGGAAAAGAAGTTGTGGATAATTCTGGAAATAGAATTGGGAAGATAAGCGACGTAAAACGGAACCCCGAATCTGATAAAGTTGAATCTATAGTCATTACGGAAGGAGGAGATGCAACCAAAATGGGACTTGGAGATAAAAAAGTCGTTTCATACACTAATGTTGACTCCGTGGGAGATAAAATAGTTTTAAGAGGATCTCTTTCCAGATAA
- a CDS encoding cupredoxin domain-containing protein yields MYRKTNRGLLALIIIIIIIIVAGVYLYYAQSSNPNVQTGMNNSTNQSMGNNTSMANNSTNMTSAATTISIQNMAFNPNKITVKSGTNVQWINNDNTQHQIVSDSGAFQSNTLNPGDSYNFFFDKTGIYGYHDALNSTITGTIVVQ; encoded by the coding sequence GTGTATAGAAAAACAAATAGGGGACTTCTGGCATTGATTATAATTATAATCATTATAATCGTGGCCGGTGTATATCTTTATTATGCACAGAGTTCAAATCCAAATGTACAAACAGGTATGAATAATTCAACCAATCAAAGTATGGGAAATAACACTTCTATGGCAAATAACAGTACAAATATGACTTCTGCTGCAACCACAATTTCTATCCAGAATATGGCATTTAATCCTAATAAGATTACAGTAAAGTCAGGTACTAATGTTCAATGGATAAATAATGATAACACACAGCATCAAATAGTGAGCGATAGTGGAGCATTTCAAAGTAATACATTAAATCCTGGCGATAGTTATAACTTCTTCTTCGATAAAACTGGTATTTATGGCTATCATGATGCATTAAACTCTACCATAACTGGAACTATAGTAGTTCAGTGA